The DNA window TGTAGTACCAGCAGTAACCGGCAACGGGTGGCGCGCCCGCCCACGCCGCCGCGGTCGCGGCCGTGACGAAGCCAATCGCGGCACCGGCGGCGATCGCACCGCCCGGCCTCCAGGTGTAACGCGCCGGACGTACCCAGCGGCCTGGACGCACGACACCCGCGCGTGCGACACCCGGACGGACAACGGCGCCCCGGCGCACCACGGTACGGCTCGCCGCGCCACCGCGCGGACCGACAACGGTGGTTCGGCGCGCCGCACCTCCGCGCCGCACGACGACCTCGGTGATCGGACGATCTTGCTTGAGTTGCTGTTGAAGAGAGCTCGCTTGGGAAACAAACGCCGACGCCGACGAAAACATCACGGTTAAGCTGGCCAAACTCAGGATGACCGCGCCGGTTATGCCGTAGAAGGTCTTCGGTGCGCAGCCAGTTTGACGAACGAAAGTCACCACTGCCGATTGCATTTCCAAGCCCTTTCTGTTTAGACGCCGCGTCGTTGATCCCAGCGGCGATTAGTCAGCACCTCTTCCCTGTTTAATTTCTGCCTTCGAACAAAGTCGTCCAGCCAACTCAGCGCGTCAACCCAAGATTGACCGAAAAGCGAATTTTAGGCTGGCGCAACGAACAGGTAGTGCGAACACAGAGGTTGTCCTCACCTCGTCGATGAAATGATGCGGCGGATTCATCAATCATTCCCATCCGGCACGCGCGGTTTTATCGGAGAGTTTAGCTAAATTATTTTGGATGTGTCGACGGCGATCGCCGCAAGGTAGCAGCCGCGTGCGCTTTGGTCGCACCCGAGAATTCGATTGTCGGCGCGTCAGGATCGCGTGGTCAGATCTGACTCCGATTTGCGGTCGCTCGCATTCTTTCAGCTGATGTCGACGCGATGCATGCAGTTTCACGACAGCTCTCGTTGTCGGCGATATGGTTCGGCCGCGCCGCAGGGAAGGCCTGCGAAAATGCAATCCTGTGTTGGCTGGCCTTCAGGCGGCCCGTTGGGCATCGCGCGGTATTGCCCTGACGATCTCGGCCTGACTTCGGTCACCCGCGCAGATTGGCCCCTGAACGGGCCGAAACGCGAATAACGCCCCTCCACGTTTGGTTAACCAAACGTTAAGCGGAACCACGCCGCCTGCATTAAGCGGGAAACGTTAAAAGCTGCGGTTTTTCAGCAATATTCAGCGACATGCACCGTCGGTACGTCTGACCGGGAGGAATCCTGGGCAAAGATGTCGCAGATTTTACGAAGCGGTCGCTTCGCCAGTTTAACCGTTTGTGCAGCCACGGGCTGCATAGTTCAGGGTAGCGCGCCCATCAGTGCGCATTCATAAACGGCGGGCTTAACTACTGTGACATCCTTCGGACGCGTGATTTCGGTGCGTGGATCCCTCGCCCGGGTCGGTCTTCTGGCGACAAACCGGATGGCCACCTCGGAAGTAAGGGCGACCGTCGGCCGCTTCATCAGCATCCGCTGCGCAAACTCGACCATCGTCGCCATGATCACGGAAGTATCGTGCGAGGATTTGAAGAATTCCGATGTTTATATCGCCAGCGCCTCGGTTGACTTGCTCGGCGAAATCCTCGGCGGACCAGATCGCCCCAAATTTCAGCGCGGCGTCACCAACTACCCGACGATTGGCGACGCCGTTGAACTGATCACCAATCAGGAACTGCGTACGGTTTATGCGCCGAGTGGATCGGATCAGATCAATGTCGGAACCTTGCAGCAGGACCCTTCCGTCATCGCCTATGTCGACATCGAGGAAATGCTCTCCAAGCACTTCGCGGTGCTTGGTTCAACCGGCGTCGGCAAATCGACCGGCGTATCGCTGCTGCTCAACGAGATTCTGAAGTCGCGGCCAAACCTGCGCATTTTCCTGCTCGACGTGCACAACGAGTATGGCCGCTGCTTCGGCGAGCGCTCGCTCGTTCTCAATCCACGCAACCTGAAACTGCCGTTCTGGCTGTTCAACTTTGAAGAGATCGTCGACGTATTATTCGGCGGCCGGCCCGGCGTTCCCGAAGAACTCGACATTCTCGCCGAAGTCATCCCGATGGCGAAGGGCCTCTATACCCAATACCAGAACGCCGACCGGCTTGGGCTGAAGCGTCTCGATCCCAAGATGGTCGGCTATACCGTCGACACGCCGGTGCCTTATCGGCTGGTCGATCTGATTTCGCTGATCGACGAACGCATGGGCAAGCTCGAGAACCGTTCGTCGCGCATCATCTATCACAAGCTGATTTCCCGCATTGAGACCGTGCGCAACGATCCGCGCTACGCGTTCATGTTCGACAACGCCAATGTCGGCGGCGACACCATGGCGGAAGTGATCAGCCATCTGTTCCGGCTGCCGGCCAATGGCAAACCGATGACCGTGATGCAGCTTGCAGGCTTTCCGGCCGAAGTCATCGATTCCGTGGTGTCGGTGCTGTGCCGCATGGCGTTCGATTTCGGGCTGTGGAGCGATGGCGTCTCGCCGCTTCTGTTCGTCTGCGAAGAAGCCCATCGCTATGCTTCCGCTGACCGCAACATCGGTTTCGGGCCGACGCGCAAGGCCGTTTCGCGGATCGCCAAGGAAGGCCGCAAATACGGCGTTTATCTCGGGCTGGTCACGCAGCGCCCGGCTGAGCTCGATGCCACCATCATTTCCCAGTGCAACACCCTCTTCGCCATGCGCCTTGCCAACGACCGCGATCAGGCGCTGTTGCGCTCGGCGGTCTCCGACGCCGCGGCCAATCTGCTGTCGTTCGTGCCTTCGCTCGGCACCCGCGAGGTGCTTGCCTTCGGCGAGGGTGTGGCACTGCCGACCCGGTTGCGCTTCAAGGAAGTGCCGGTGCATCAATTGCCGCGCAGCGAAGCCACCATTTCGACGGCTCCCTCGGTCGCCGCCGGCCACGATATGCATTTCGTCAGCGCCGTGCTCGAGCGCTGGCGCGGAGCAACCTCGCATCGCGACGTTCCCAACGACCCCGGCTTCAACGAACGGCCAGCCGTGCGCGCGGTGGAGGCGCCGATGCTGCAGCCATCGATGGGCCTCGATCCCGACCGCTTTTCGCTGCTGAAAAAGCCGCTGCGCTGAGAAGTTCAAAGCCGCGATTGCAGAGCGAGCGGACCGCTCAGGTCCGCTTTGCGGACGCGCCGCCATCGACTATGGTCCAGGCCCAGCCGCATCATGCGGTATGAGCCGGAACCTTCTCATGACGCACTCCGCCA is part of the Bradyrhizobium canariense genome and encodes:
- a CDS encoding ATP-binding protein; its protein translation is MTSFGRVISVRGSLARVGLLATNRMATSEVRATVGRFISIRCANSTIVAMITEVSCEDLKNSDVYIASASVDLLGEILGGPDRPKFQRGVTNYPTIGDAVELITNQELRTVYAPSGSDQINVGTLQQDPSVIAYVDIEEMLSKHFAVLGSTGVGKSTGVSLLLNEILKSRPNLRIFLLDVHNEYGRCFGERSLVLNPRNLKLPFWLFNFEEIVDVLFGGRPGVPEELDILAEVIPMAKGLYTQYQNADRLGLKRLDPKMVGYTVDTPVPYRLVDLISLIDERMGKLENRSSRIIYHKLISRIETVRNDPRYAFMFDNANVGGDTMAEVISHLFRLPANGKPMTVMQLAGFPAEVIDSVVSVLCRMAFDFGLWSDGVSPLLFVCEEAHRYASADRNIGFGPTRKAVSRIAKEGRKYGVYLGLVTQRPAELDATIISQCNTLFAMRLANDRDQALLRSAVSDAAANLLSFVPSLGTREVLAFGEGVALPTRLRFKEVPVHQLPRSEATISTAPSVAAGHDMHFVSAVLERWRGATSHRDVPNDPGFNERPAVRAVEAPMLQPSMGLDPDRFSLLKKPLR